The genomic DNA GTTTAACCGGCTACTGGACAATAACTCCATTCGTCTCTACTCGTTCGAGGTCAAAAAGTCTCTCAACAAGATGAATTACCGGGAGTCCTACTTCCAGGCTGTCTCCAACTCGTCTTGGGCACACGAAGGATATCTTGTGGCTTCCGAGATTCTCCAAGACGATGATTTCCTCGCCGAGCTTGAGCGGCTAGCAGCATCCTTCGGAATAGGAATCGTCCATCTTGATCTTGCGGACATAGACTCATCGAGGGTGCTCTATCCTGCACGGATCAGGAGCGCTCTTGACTGGGAGACCATCAATAAACTCTGTGACCAGAACCCCGATTTTCGGAAGTTCGTCGAAGATGTGAAGATCGACTTTGAGTCCAAACGTATACATCCAGCTGACTACGATGGGGTCGTCAAGGATCCGGCCCAATACATCAAAGAGAAGCTCAAGATAGAACCACCAGATCCAGCGGATGACTGATGGCCACCCCAGATTCCGGACGTTGCGTACATGGTTATGCCCAGATAATGGTCCGAACCATGAAAGTGATCTACAAGATTACGTATCCCAACGGCAAGATCTACATCGGCAAGGATCTAACCGACACCATCAGCTACTTCGGCAGCGCTGACTGCAGGATCATTGAGAAGGACTTCACAAGAGACCAAAGGCGTGATTTCATAATTAGGAAAGAGGTTCTGTGGGAGTCTGACACCGCTTCAAACAGGAAGGTCAGCCTCAAGGAAGCCGAATACATAAAAGCCTTCAATTCTAATGATCCCGATATTGGGTACAATCAGTGGCCAAAGTTTAAGGGGAAGGCTTAGGGAGCTGTATTACCTCACCTTGGATACAGAGAGGCAGGGTGGCTGTTTGAAGCAGAAAACGAGTGATGCGTCATCTAATGGAGCAGTGACTATCGCATCCAGAACAACAGCCTCACGATTGTCCTACTCCACAGAGACTGACCTTGAACACCAAAGCTCTTCTCGCACTTGATGCATTTCCACAAGCGGAAGTGGTCATTGTAGTGACCTGCTACTTAACATAACTTCACGATGCCTGGTTGTATGGGTCTGGCTTTGACTTGTGGCCATCAAATCCGGTGTTCCGGAGCGAGTCTCATCATGAAATGTTGCCTGCAGGCATGTGACAACCAGTGGGGCGTTTAGGGCATGCGGTTTGACTGAAGATGCCTGAAGATTTCATCGTGCACGCGCTCGGGCTCTTCTTGAATCAACCAGTGGCCGGCGTTCAATTCGATCAGGCGGAATGGGCCTTTCATGTACTGCCTCGTTTGTTCCACGGCTACCCGGCCGACTGCCAGGTCCTGATTTCCCCAGATGAGCAGAGTGGGGTGTGATACCGGACCGAAGGTTATTGCCTGGTCGCCCTGTTTGAGAAGGGCAGGATTGGCGCGATACCAGTTGAGCGCTGCTGTGAGCGCCATTGGCTGGGAGAAAACAGTGAGGTATTCCTCCAGTTGGTTTTCCGGAATGGCCGACCAGAGATCACGCAATACCTTAGAGTTGTCAGCGGTCAGCACTTTCTCGGGCTCGTCGGGCATCATGAAGAGTGTCATGTATTGACTGCGTTTTCGTTGGTCAGGGTCGTCGGCAATTGCGGACTTGAACGCATCCATATGGGGCACTGACATGGCAGTCCAACTTTGTACGCGGTTGGGATAGAGATATAGCATAATCCAGCCGATGGCAGAGCCCCAGTCGTGCCCAACCATGTGGAAACGCTGAAAACCGAGAGCATCAGCCAGGGCCACAACATCGGAGGCCAGTTCCCGGCAGGCATACCCCTCAACCTTTTCTGGACGAGCCCCTGGGCTATAACCTCGCTGGTCGGGTGCAAAGCAACGGTATCCTTCATCTGCCAGATTTGCCATCAGGTTGGCCCACATGATTGATGTTTCGGGGAACCCGTGCAGGAAAATGACCGGCTCGCCTGAAAGATTGTCCAGACCGGCAGCCCTGCCGCGAAAGGTCATGCCATTTGCTTTGGTTTCCAGCATTAGACATTCACTCATTTAGTCACCCCTGCGGGCCCTGTCTTTCTCCGCTTGGCGCAGATTTCCCCAGAGGTATGGAGTCAAATAGCCCCCCTTCGGGACTTTCTTCAGACGTAGCCTGATGATGAAGACTGACAACGCGGCGGGTCCGAAATGCTATCTTCGGTACCCGCCGAACGGTGCTTCTGTCCAAGCTCTAGATACGGTCTGCGGCCGCAGCTCTACTTGCTGTAATCGTAGAATCCCTTGCCGGTCTTGCGTCCGAGGTGCCCTGCGGCAACCATCTTCTTCAGCATGATCGGTGGGGCAAACAAGGGATCCTTAAGCTCATCGTACATGGCGGTAAGGATGTAATAGACCGTGTCCAGCCCAATGAAGTCTGCCAGTTCCAGGGGACCCATGGGGTGGTTCAGTCCGAGTCTCATCGTCTTATCGATATCCTCTTTTGTTGCTAGACCCTGTTCATAGCAGCGGATGACGTAGATGAGATAGACCATGCTGAGACGGTTGGCAATGAACCCGGGGGTGTCATTGCACAAGACGGTCTGCTTGCCGATATCCTTGCAGAATACCTTGCCCATTTCAATGGCTTCGTCTGAGGTGACCATGGTTTTGACAATCTCCACCAACTGCATCACCGGAACAGGACTGAAGAAGTGCAGCCCCAGCACCTGGCTTGGTCTTTTGGTGGTCATGGCCATGTCTAGAACAGATAGACAGGAGGTGTTGCTGGCAAGGAAGGCATGCGGAGGGCAAACCTTGTCAAGTCCAGCGAATATCTTCTTTTTCTCTACCATGTTCTCGATAGCTGCCTCTATGACCAGGTCGCGGTCACGGAAATCCTCCATGTTGAGCGTGCCTTTTATACGCCCCAATGTGGCCGTCTTCTCTTCTTCAGTTGCCTTGCCTCTCTTGACAGCTCTTTCTAGCGATGTTCGGATGTTTGCAGTGCCCTTGTCCAGAAATTCCTGCTTGACCTCCAGCACCACGGTGTCATAGCCAGCACGGGCGCAAACCTCGGTTATGCCCCCGCCCATTAAACCGCAGCCTACCACACCTACTTTCTTAATTTCCATATAACTCCTTTCTCTATGTTGTCCTTTGGCCTGTCCGTGATTATCACAGCGGCCTTGTGGAAACCTATTTCCCCTTTATGTTTGCTTCCCGCTTCTCCAGAAAGGCCAGTTTTGCCTCTTGGTGGTCTTCGGTAGCGGTGCAGAAGTCCATTAGCTTCGTCTCCAGCCTGAGCCCCTCTTCCAGGTTCATTTCAAACCCTTTGTACATGGCCTCCTTGGCTGCCCTTACTGCCAGTGGTGGTATCTTGCAGAGCCTCTGGGCCCATTGCTCGGCAGCGGGCATGAGCTGATCGGAGGGTACTACCTTGTTGATGAGCCCCAAACGGTAGGCTTCCTGGGCGTCAATGCGCTCCGCCATCAGGATCATCTCGTTGGCTTTGGCTCTCGGGATAGCCCGTGTCAGCCTCTGTGTCCCGCCCCAGCCAGGTATTATGCCGAGGGTAACCTCAGGGAAGCCGAAGGTGGCATTGTCGGCAGCGATTCGCAGGTCGCAGCCCAGCGCGAGCTCGAGCCCACCGCCCAGAGCGTGGCCATTGATGGCGGCGATGATGGGCTTCCATAGTTCCAGACCGCGAAACAGACTGGGCGGTACCCGCCACCATTCGTTGCGAATCTCACTTAACACAGGCAGCATCTCTTTGATGTCAGCTCCGACGCAAAAAGCTCGGTTGCCGCTTCCGGTAAGTATGGCTACCCAGGTCTCCCTGTCATCCCTGAAGTCTATTAGTGCGTCGCTGAGTTCTTTGAATGTCTGCGGATCAATAGAATTCAAGGTACGGGGACGGTCTATGGTCATGTAGGCGACTCTCCCCCGCTTCTCGTAAAGAAGTCCCATATTAAGCCCTCCTTATCATTGAGCCCTTGTTTGATTGTTTCTTGACCCTCATTGGCTGCCGTTGTTATGGAGATACAATGGAGTCACTAATACACTGCTGTGACAAACAAAGGTCAGTTCTTTGCTTTTTGGGAAGTGGCAGCAACAAGGCTGTGGCGCAGAGCGCGCAGGGTAACCTGGCTATCCAGCTTTGCCTCCTTAGCATAAGTCTTGACGATTTGCCAGAGTCCCTGCCTGGTGAGCCTTTGCCCGAGTCTATTGAGGAACAGTGCCGCTTCCCCTCTTTGGTGCAGTAGCTGGGGGCGAGCCTCATCCAGGTATTTCTTTAAAGAAGGGACATGGCCTCGGCTGAGGCAGGTGTTCCGTTCCCTGGAGCCTCTTATGAGGCAAGTGACAGAATGGTCTTGCATAGTCACATCATCCACGTTTAGCGACATGAGTTCACCTATTTGCATGCCACTGGCGTAGAGAAGTTCCAACATGGCTTTGTCGCGCCTTGCCTCAGGGGTAGGATACTTGTCAGGCTGCCTCAGCAGATCCCTCACTTGAGTCTCTGGGAGAGGCTGGGGCACGCTCTTCTTCACCCTGGGCGCCCCGACATTATCAGTAGGAGTACTCTGTATGACTCCTGCATTCTCAAGATACTTGAACATGGTCTTGGCAGATGCCGTCTTGCGTGCGATTGTGGCCGGAGCGTAACCTCTCTGCCTGAGATCGAGGAAATAGTTCAGCACAAGCTGGTGATCCACGTCTGGCCACTGCTTTGATCCCTTCTCTTGAAAAAAGCCGGCCATTTGTGAAAGATCGTTGTTATAAGCGGCAATAGTATTCTCGGAGAATCTCTTCTCTACTGTAAGATGACGTAAGAAGGCTTCGATTTGCCCTTTCATGACCCCCCCTCCTTATTAATGGCGGATTGCCTCCAGAACGGTTGTTATTTTAGCATAACCAGCGCCAAAATTGTAAAATTGCTTCAGAGCCATGGAACAGAAGCGTCTTGAACAGCAACTGAAATCATTGCCAGCGAAGCCCGGCGTATATCTGCTTAAGGATGAGAAGGATGGCATCCTGTATGTAGGCAAGGCGGCCAGCCTGTACCATCGGGTAGGCTCCTATTTTAGTTCCCCAGATAGACTTTCGCCGAAGATGAGCAGGATGGTAGCCCGGATAACTGAAGTTGATTTCTATGTCACCGATTCAGAGCAAGAGGCTATCCTTCTTGAGTGTAATCTAATAAAGGAATATCGTCCGCGCTACAATGTGCGCCTGAAGGATGATAAGAGTTATCCTTATCTCAAGATAAGCCTCAATGAGGACTGGCCGAGGGCATACGTCACTCGGCGTGTGGAGAAGGACGGCGCCAGATATTTTGGTCCTTATGCCAGCGCCGGATCGCTACGCAAAACCCTGGCCTTGCTAAGGAGGCTCTTCCCCTTGCGTCATTGCAGGGGGTCGATTACGGGCACTGCATTGCGGCCCTGCCTGGAATACCACATTCAAGGCTGCCTTGGACCCTGTATTGGCGCTGTGAGCAAAGAAGAGTATCGCCAGGTGGTAAACCAGATTGTCCTTTTTCTTGAAGGCAAGCATGAGGTGGTATTGCGAAAGTTGCGCGTCAGGATGGCACTGGCGGCAGAGAATCTGGATTTTGAAAAGGCTGCCCTGATACGTGATCAAGTTCGGGCTGTAGAGAAGGTTACCGAAGAGCAGAAGATTGCTTCAACTGAGGGTGAGGCAGATGTGGTTGCCTTTGCCCAGGCAGGTGATCAGGCATACGTGCTGGTTTTCTTCATCCGCCAGGGAAAGCTTGTGGGAAGAGAACGCTTCATTCTGACAGGAACACATGGTGAAGAGCCTTCTCAGATTATGACTAGTTTTGTGCAGCAGTTTTATAGTGCTGCTTCTTGCATACCGAAGCGGATATTGCTTCAGCATCCGTTGAAAGAGATGCCTCTTGTGGTGCAGTGGTTGGGGGGGAGAGGAGGGAGGAGGGTAGAACTCCGGGTGCCCCGTAGAGGGTCTGGGAAAGGGCTGGTGGATCTGGTGGCAGAGAATGCCCGGCAGGGGCTGGCCCAATTGAGGGTAAAATCGCTGGATGCCCCCGATGTACTGAAGGAAGCTTTGGAGGAACTGCAAAAGGCACTTTTATTGTCTTCTCTTCCGCAGCGCGTGGAGGGTTATGACATCTCTAATATTCAGGGTACCTCGGCGGTGGGGAGCATGGTGGTCTTTGAGAGAGGATTGCCCAGGAAGTCTCACTATCGGCTATTCAAGATCAAGTCAGTTGAGGGATCTGATGACTATGCCATGATCCAGGAGGTATTGAGGAGGCGTTTTAAGAGGGCCTCCGGTGATCTTCGAGAAGGTATCTGGGCAATTGTGCCTGATCTGGTTCTCATTGATGGTGGTAGAGGGCAGCTTAGTGCCGCCCTGGAAGCGATGAATGAGATGGGGGTTGGCTTTGTTCCCTGTGTCAGTATTGCCAAGGGGGATGAAGCTATCTTTTTACCCCGGGTGGCCGAACCTGTTATGCTCCCTCGTCAATCGTCGGCCCTTTATTTTGTGCAGAGGGTAAGGGATGAGGCACATCGATTTGCGCTGAGCTACCATCACAAGGTGCACCGCAGGGGGACATTTGCTTCTTCATTGGATGATATACCGGGGATAGGGGCCAGACGCAAGCGGGCTTTGCTTAAGAGATTTGGATCGGTCAGGGGAATCAGGGAAGCTCCATTGGATGAGTTGGTGTCTGTGGAAGGAATGACCAGGTCTGCAGCGCAGAAAGTGAAAGAGTGTCTTTGATGAAGAACGGAGATATGATCGTATAAACTATGTTTGATGTGACATAAAATCTCAGACGCCTTCCTCGCAAAAAGAGGGCTTCGAGGCTTATTTGCTGGTGGTTGCATTGTTATCCTAATTGTGATAAATTAGGGCCAAACCTGGTTTACAGGTTTGGCCGTTGTGTGGAGTGGGTGTTCCCCCACTCTTTTTGGTTAAGTGGATAACCGTGGGTTATAGAATGGGAGGTCTGCTCGGGAGATGAAGACCGATTTTGGAATTGCTCTTACTCAACTGGCTGCCGAGAGGAACTTACCTAAAGAGGTTATCCTCAAGACTGTAGAGTCGGCCCTGGTTCCTATATTCAAGAAAAGTAGCTTTGCACCTGATCAAGAGATCTCGGTTAAGATTTTGGTGCAGACGGGTGAGGTCAGGGTCTATGCACAGAAAAAGGTAGTAAAGAGGCGCACGGATCCCCGTCAACAAATTCTATTGTCCGAGGCGGTGAAGCTGAGGGCTGATGCTCGGGTGGGAGACGTGATCGAGGTAGAGTCCACGCCTCCTGATGCCGGACGCATCGCTGCTCAAACTGCAAAGCAGGTAATACTACAGCGTTTGCGGGAGGCGGAACGCGATGCCATCTTCGGGGAATATGCTGACAAAGAGGGGGATATTATCAGTGGTGTGGTACATGTTGTCGAGGCGAAGCATATTATTGCCGATCTGGGAAAAGGGGAGGCGATACTACCTCTGGCTGAGCAGATGCCCGCAGACCATTACCGGGTGGGGCAGAGGCTCAAACTCTACCTTGTGAAGGTACTGCGCACTGCCAAAGGGACTCAGCTCGTAGTGTCGCGGACGCATCAGAATCTGCTCCGGCGCTTGTTTGAACTGGAGATCCCTGAGATATTCAACGGCACGGTGGAGATCAAAGCCCTGGCTCGCGAACCGGGCTACCGGAGTAAGGTTGCTGTTAGTTCCCGCCAGGAGGGAGTTGATGCTGTTGGTTCTTGTCTCGGGCTGCGCAGCATCAGAATCCAGAACATCACCAAGGAACTCGGCGGTGAAAAAATAGATCTGATCCAGTGGCATCCTGACCCCGCGGTTTTCATTGGTAATGCGCTGAGCCCTGCTTCAGTAGTGAAGGTGGAGGTCAGTGCGGAGGAGAAGGGCGCCAAGGTAATTGTCCCTGACAATCAACTCTCGCTGGCTATTGGCAAGGGAGGACAGAACGCCAGACTGGCTGCCAGGCTTACTGGCTGGCGAATCGATATAAAGAGCACTTCTATGGTCGAGGCGGGGGCGGCTCCTAAAGTGAAAGAGGCCCCCAAGGTGGAGGAGGCTGTCTCCAGTGAGGCAGTGGTGGCGGTTGAACCCGTGGTGCAGGCAGTAGAGCCTGTACCTGAGCCAGTAGTTCCGGTGGCTGAAGATAAGGTTACTGCTCCTGTGAAGGAGATACTGCCGGTGCTGGCTTCGGCAGAGGCACCACCGACGAAACCCCTGGAAGTGCCGCATGGGGCTCCGGCAGAGGTTGCCACTAAAACCTATTCTTTTGAGGAAGTACTTTCGGAGATAGAGGCAGTCACTGGCAGGCTCAAGGCTCGCTATGGTGGTGGTGGGGGTGGTGGAAGATCAGGAGCGAAACCTGAAACCCCTGCTAAGAAAGGGAAGAAGGAGAGCACGGTCAAGGACGAAGAGGTGGTGGTCAAACCGAAACCTAAGAAGCCAGGTCGGCGGCAAGCGATACGAGAAGACATTGAGGATTTGGGTGACGATGGATTGGGTGAAGAGGACCTGGATGAAAAGGGATTGAGCGAAGAGGACCTGGGTGAAAAGGGATTGAGTGAAGAGGGATAAGGTAGCACTGCAACGGGGTTTGAAACATATCCCACAGCGTACCTGCGTTTTTTGTCGTGAGGTAAAGCCGAAGCGGCAGTTGGTTCGCGTGGTTTATGGTGCCGGTGGTATAGCGGAGGTGGATGTATCAGGAAAGAAGCCTGGGAGGGGTGCTTATGTTTGCCGCTCTCCAGGTTGTTGGGGGAAGGGGCTCAACAAGGGCAGGTTGGAGCATGCATTGCGGGGCAAAATAGACCCTGAAAATTGGGTCAAGGTCGTCGAGTTTGGGACTGGATTTTGCTCTGAGGCCCAGAGCCAACTGACCCAAGCGGTGGAGGTTGAATGACGAAAAGTACTGGGGGAAAGAGCTCTCCTTCCAAAGGTGGACCCCCGATTGAGATTCCGGCCTCGCTGACGGTGAAGCAACTGGCTGATCTGCTGAAGGTGAGTGGGGTGGAGTTGATCAAGCAGTTGTTGAATAACGGCGTCATAGCGAGTATCAATCAGACCATTGATTTCGACACTGCAGCAGTAGTAGCTTCGGATCTGGGCCATGATGTTGTGGAAAAGGCCGTACCAGTGGATGACGCGGCTGGCTGTGGGGAATTGGAGAAACAGAACTTGCAACCACGCCCGCCGGTGGTGACTGTGATGGGGCACATCGACCATGGCAAGACAAGGCTCTTGGATGCCATCAGACAGACGAATGTGATGGCTTCTGAAGCGGGGGGTATTACCCAGCACATCGGAGCGTATCAGGCAGAAGTGTCTGGCAAAAAAATCACCTTTTTGGATACTCCGGGGCATGAAGCTTTCACTGCGATGCGGGCCAGGGGTACAAAGGCAACTGACATTGCTGTCCTTGTGGTAGCAGCAGACGATGGGATAATGCCCCAAACGCGGGAGGCCATAGCTCATGCTCGGGCTGCCGCAGTACCTATCGTAGTGGCTTTGAATAAGATTGATAAACCCGGTATCAACCTGGACAAAGTGAAACAGCAGCTTGCCGAGGAAGGCCTGGTCATTGAAGAGTGGGGTGGCAATACTGTTTGCGTGCCTGTTTCAGCGAAGATGAAACAGGGAATCTCTGATCTATTGGAGAACATCCTTGTGGTGGCCGAGATACTGGAACTAAAGGCGAATCCGGACTGCCCTGCTAAGGGGGTGGTTGTCGAGGCGGAGTTGGACAAGACCAAAGGTCCTCTGGCTACAGTTTTGGTGCAGAGCGGGACTCTCAAGCCTGGTGATCCCGTGGTGGTTGGTGATGCCTGGGGTAAGATAAAGGCTATGTTTAACGGTGCCGGCAAGCGGATCAAGAAGGCGGAGCCATCGACTCCGGTGGAGATACTTGGACTGAGCACTTTACCACAAGCTGGGGATACCCTAGTGGTGGCCGCCAGTGAGCGTGAGGCAAAGTCCATAGCCGAAAAGCGGCACCTGGAAAAACAACAGAAACTGGCCAGGCCGGCAAGTGCGGTCAAGCTGGAGGATGTCTTTGCTCAAATCAAGCAGGGGCAGGCCAAGGAGCTTAACCTTATTCTCAAGACCGACGTTCAGGGAAGCATTGAGCCGATCAGGGATTCCATCGAGCGTTTGGAAATAGATGCGATAAAGGTGAAAATCATTCACTCTGGTAGCGGATCTATCACCGAAGGCGATGTCTTGCTGGCCCTGGCTTCTAAAGGTATTATTGTGGGCTTTCATACGACACCCACTGTGGGCGCGCAGCGGATGGCTGATTCGGAAGGAGTGGATATCCGGCTGTACGACATAATCTACAACCTGATAGATGATATTGAGAGAGCCTTGAAGGGAATGAAGGAGCCATCCTACGCTGAGGTTATTGAGGGACATGCTGAGATAAGGGCAGTTTTCACT from Chloroflexota bacterium includes the following:
- a CDS encoding enoyl-CoA hydratase-related protein translates to MGLLYEKRGRVAYMTIDRPRTLNSIDPQTFKELSDALIDFRDDRETWVAILTGSGNRAFCVGADIKEMLPVLSEIRNEWWRVPPSLFRGLELWKPIIAAINGHALGGGLELALGCDLRIAADNATFGFPEVTLGIIPGWGGTQRLTRAIPRAKANEMILMAERIDAQEAYRLGLINKVVPSDQLMPAAEQWAQRLCKIPPLAVRAAKEAMYKGFEMNLEEGLRLETKLMDFCTATEDHQEAKLAFLEKREANIKGK
- a CDS encoding GIY-YIG nuclease family protein — its product is MKVIYKITYPNGKIYIGKDLTDTISYFGSADCRIIEKDFTRDQRRDFIIRKEVLWESDTASNRKVSLKEAEYIKAFNSNDPDIGYNQWPKFKGKA
- a CDS encoding 3-hydroxybutyryl-CoA dehydrogenase, which codes for MEIKKVGVVGCGLMGGGITEVCARAGYDTVVLEVKQEFLDKGTANIRTSLERAVKRGKATEEEKTATLGRIKGTLNMEDFRDRDLVIEAAIENMVEKKKIFAGLDKVCPPHAFLASNTSCLSVLDMAMTTKRPSQVLGLHFFSPVPVMQLVEIVKTMVTSDEAIEMGKVFCKDIGKQTVLCNDTPGFIANRLSMVYLIYVIRCYEQGLATKEDIDKTMRLGLNHPMGPLELADFIGLDTVYYILTAMYDELKDPLFAPPIMLKKMVAAGHLGRKTGKGFYDYSK
- a CDS encoding alpha/beta hydrolase; this encodes MLETKANGMTFRGRAAGLDNLSGEPVIFLHGFPETSIMWANLMANLADEGYRCFAPDQRGYSPGARPEKVEGYACRELASDVVALADALGFQRFHMVGHDWGSAIGWIMLYLYPNRVQSWTAMSVPHMDAFKSAIADDPDQRKRSQYMTLFMMPDEPEKVLTADNSKVLRDLWSAIPENQLEEYLTVFSQPMALTAALNWYRANPALLKQGDQAITFGPVSHPTLLIWGNQDLAVGRVAVEQTRQYMKGPFRLIELNAGHWLIQEEPERVHDEIFRHLQSNRMP
- a CDS encoding tyrosine-type recombinase/integrase, with amino-acid sequence MKGQIEAFLRHLTVEKRFSENTIAAYNNDLSQMAGFFQEKGSKQWPDVDHQLVLNYFLDLRQRGYAPATIARKTASAKTMFKYLENAGVIQSTPTDNVGAPRVKKSVPQPLPETQVRDLLRQPDKYPTPEARRDKAMLELLYASGMQIGELMSLNVDDVTMQDHSVTCLIRGSRERNTCLSRGHVPSLKKYLDEARPQLLHQRGEAALFLNRLGQRLTRQGLWQIVKTYAKEAKLDSQVTLRALRHSLVAATSQKAKN
- the infB gene encoding translation initiation factor IF-2 gives rise to the protein MTKSTGGKSSPSKGGPPIEIPASLTVKQLADLLKVSGVELIKQLLNNGVIASINQTIDFDTAAVVASDLGHDVVEKAVPVDDAAGCGELEKQNLQPRPPVVTVMGHIDHGKTRLLDAIRQTNVMASEAGGITQHIGAYQAEVSGKKITFLDTPGHEAFTAMRARGTKATDIAVLVVAADDGIMPQTREAIAHARAAAVPIVVALNKIDKPGINLDKVKQQLAEEGLVIEEWGGNTVCVPVSAKMKQGISDLLENILVVAEILELKANPDCPAKGVVVEAELDKTKGPLATVLVQSGTLKPGDPVVVGDAWGKIKAMFNGAGKRIKKAEPSTPVEILGLSTLPQAGDTLVVAASEREAKSIAEKRHLEKQQKLARPASAVKLEDVFAQIKQGQAKELNLILKTDVQGSIEPIRDSIERLEIDAIKVKIIHSGSGSITEGDVLLALASKGIIVGFHTTPTVGAQRMADSEGVDIRLYDIIYNLIDDIERALKGMKEPSYAEVIEGHAEIRAVFTAGRHEKAAGVYVNDGVLKRDAPIRVIRNKQLVHQSKIASLRRFKDDVREVAAGIECGVVVDGFTQFETGDIIEAYRKGKVDESAH
- a CDS encoding YlxR family protein, with protein sequence MKRDKVALQRGLKHIPQRTCVFCREVKPKRQLVRVVYGAGGIAEVDVSGKKPGRGAYVCRSPGCWGKGLNKGRLEHALRGKIDPENWVKVVEFGTGFCSEAQSQLTQAVEVE
- the nusA gene encoding transcription termination factor NusA; translation: MKTDFGIALTQLAAERNLPKEVILKTVESALVPIFKKSSFAPDQEISVKILVQTGEVRVYAQKKVVKRRTDPRQQILLSEAVKLRADARVGDVIEVESTPPDAGRIAAQTAKQVILQRLREAERDAIFGEYADKEGDIISGVVHVVEAKHIIADLGKGEAILPLAEQMPADHYRVGQRLKLYLVKVLRTAKGTQLVVSRTHQNLLRRLFELEIPEIFNGTVEIKALAREPGYRSKVAVSSRQEGVDAVGSCLGLRSIRIQNITKELGGEKIDLIQWHPDPAVFIGNALSPASVVKVEVSAEEKGAKVIVPDNQLSLAIGKGGQNARLAARLTGWRIDIKSTSMVEAGAAPKVKEAPKVEEAVSSEAVVAVEPVVQAVEPVPEPVVPVAEDKVTAPVKEILPVLASAEAPPTKPLEVPHGAPAEVATKTYSFEEVLSEIEAVTGRLKARYGGGGGGGRSGAKPETPAKKGKKESTVKDEEVVVKPKPKKPGRRQAIREDIEDLGDDGLGEEDLDEKGLSEEDLGEKGLSEEG
- the uvrC gene encoding excinuclease ABC subunit UvrC, with the protein product MEQKRLEQQLKSLPAKPGVYLLKDEKDGILYVGKAASLYHRVGSYFSSPDRLSPKMSRMVARITEVDFYVTDSEQEAILLECNLIKEYRPRYNVRLKDDKSYPYLKISLNEDWPRAYVTRRVEKDGARYFGPYASAGSLRKTLALLRRLFPLRHCRGSITGTALRPCLEYHIQGCLGPCIGAVSKEEYRQVVNQIVLFLEGKHEVVLRKLRVRMALAAENLDFEKAALIRDQVRAVEKVTEEQKIASTEGEADVVAFAQAGDQAYVLVFFIRQGKLVGRERFILTGTHGEEPSQIMTSFVQQFYSAASCIPKRILLQHPLKEMPLVVQWLGGRGGRRVELRVPRRGSGKGLVDLVAENARQGLAQLRVKSLDAPDVLKEALEELQKALLLSSLPQRVEGYDISNIQGTSAVGSMVVFERGLPRKSHYRLFKIKSVEGSDDYAMIQEVLRRRFKRASGDLREGIWAIVPDLVLIDGGRGQLSAALEAMNEMGVGFVPCVSIAKGDEAIFLPRVAEPVMLPRQSSALYFVQRVRDEAHRFALSYHHKVHRRGTFASSLDDIPGIGARRKRALLKRFGSVRGIREAPLDELVSVEGMTRSAAQKVKECL